Within Sorghum bicolor cultivar BTx623 chromosome 2, Sorghum_bicolor_NCBIv3, whole genome shotgun sequence, the genomic segment ACTTGCATTCTCTTCATTTGCTTTTAGAAGAAGCACAGAGTCATCCGCAAACAACAAATGAGTGATACTTGGAGCAGATTCACATATGGTCACTCCTTGTAATTTTCCATCATTTTCTGCTGCATTAAGAAGCGCCGAAAAACCTTCATCACAAATGAGGAATAAATATGGAGACAAAGGATCGCCTTGGTGTAACCCTTGCGAAAGGATGATTTCATTTGTCAGTTCACCATTCACCTTAATCTTATAGGAAACTGTGGTTACACACTTCATTATTAGAACAGTCCACCTATTATTGAAACCCAATTTTTTTCATCAACCTTTGAAGAAAGTGCCATTCAACACGATCATAAGCTTTGCTCATATCTAGCTTCAGAGCTGCATAATAATTAATCCCCACCACTCCGTTTATTTTGCAAGTAATGTGTCAGCTCATAAGCAATCAATACATTATTTGTAATCAACTGCccaagtacccacttcaccactTGTCCAATAGAGCCTCATTCATAGTCCTGGTGTCTTATCACCCCTAAGCCCCCATAATCCTTTGGAACGCAGATATTCTCCCATCTAACCATGTGGTACTTAAATTTATCATTGGCGACCCGCCAGAAGAATTAAGGACCTAATAGAGTCTAATTGTTGATGTATTCCTGCTTTCAGGTTGTACATCCCCATAATGTAAAGAGGAAGGCTGCTCAAAGATGAATTGGTTAGGATCAGTCTACCCCCTGAAGACATGTGCTTTCCTTTCCAGGGTTAAAGTCTTTCCTGATTTTGGCCACTATCCCACTTAGAGCCTTAATCCCCAGATGAGCGTCAGATATGGGAATACCAAGGTACATCATAGTAGATTCCCAATTGAACAATTAAGCATGTTTGTAACTTTCTCCTGTTCATTTCTTTCAGCCTCTAGTACTAGAACTTCTGATTTGTGATAATTAATCTTTAAACCAGTCATCCACTCAAAGCAATACAACAAAATTTTGAGGCACATAGCTTTCATTTTTTGTTGCTTTCGTTGCCTTGAAAAATTCAGTATAAACGAACATGTACTGGGCtaaggaaaaaaataaaagaaaaacagcAGACAGTAATCACCCACTAGTAAAGccacagaaaaaaaaagataacgcGTCATATGTAAGGAGTTTCTGGGAGCACAAAACATAGAGACAACTAGGTGTACAGTTAGCTTACATATACGTCTGAACAGGTTGATGTATTAATTGGACCACATACATAACCAGCACTAGTAAAAGGCATCGCGCCCAATCCTACTACATAACCAGCATCAGTAAAAGACATAACTGGAAACTCTGATTTCGGCTGGAACGTCCCAGTAAGTAGCCCACAAGCAACAATTTCAGTGCTTATTTTCAAGTGTTGACAACTCTTTGAAGTAAGGAACATATGGAGTGATGGACCGATAACCAGTTCCAAGAGTACAAAGTTGACacacttccttgctgtccatgTTATATGATATCAGCTCTAGGTTAAAGTGATGAATAAGAAATACCAAATTGTGATCCGGATGAATTGCAACCACTTCGAAGCCATTAATCGTTTGGCCAGTTATCTTTCCAAACAGCTTCAAAAAGCTTACAGTGTCCTTCAGGACCCATTCTTCTGTATCATAGTCCTCAAGAACCCATATGAACAATTCATTATTCTGCTGTTCTGGGGAGATGTCATCATGACCCAGGTCAGCATGGTAAATCAAATGCAAACGACCTTGGGACTGGCCAACATAATCAGAACACGTCCGGAACTCATTGCCCTCCTGAAAGGGCATAGGGATGACCTTCCTTGTGTTGCCTTCCACGTCCATCACAGCTATCTGATTCCCCTCATACAAGACCGCATACAGCATGCCATTAGCATATGCGATGCCTAAGCCAGGTGCTATGCGAAGCTCACCCCAGTCACTTCTGACAGGACTCCACACCCCAGATTTAGATGAGTAGATGTGCACTGGAATTTTGTCTGCCCTGATCTGGACcaaatggaagtgggaagaggcAACCGGATCGAAAACCAAATAGGCTAACGACAGCCATTTCATGTCAGGGTCGGGCACAACGACCCATTGCTCAGTCGCAGGGTTAGACACAATATAGCTCTTGCTAAGTGATTCGCCTGATACCTGGAAAAAGTCAAAGAGGAGGAGGCCATTGCAGTCATCCAAGACACAGATGTTCACAATGCCCGGCAGCTCAGTCAGGAACGGGAAGCAATGATCCACAGGACGCGGGGGTCTCCCTAACATGTCGATGAAATGCACACAGACTTGGCGTCGGAAGTTGTTGCTGTCACCTCCATCACGGCTGCTATCTTCACTATCTCcatcatcactgtcactgtcGTCGCTACCTCCATCACCACTCCTGTCTTCACCATCTCCATTGGCACTGTGGCTATCGTCGCAGCCTCCATCACTGTTGCTGTCTTCACCATCTCCGTTATCACTGTCGGAATTTTTTCCGCTGCCACCACTACCGCTGTCTTCGCCGTCTCCATCATCACTGTCATCGCTGCTTCCATCACTGCCGATGTCTCCACCGTCACTATTGGAGTCATCAACGCAGCTGTTGACAATGAGGAAGAACCCTTCTAGGGTTTGGGGTAGCTTCTTGTGGTTGAGGGGGTCAGTGATGAGGTCGCGCCAAGCCTTGGAGACGCACTTGCAGCGGCAGAGGGACTTGATAGGGACACGGGAGAGGATCTCCACGAGGGGGTCGTCAGGAAGGCTGGCGCTGGCCGCCGCGGCCACGCTCCTATTGGAGCAGTCCATGCCGCCGCGAGCAATCTGCAAACCGGCAGATCAAGACAAGAAATTTGAATGAAGAGTATGCGCTTGCAAGAGAGAAAAAATGCAGCATCGGGGAGGCAAGCGGAACGTACCAGCCGCCGGAgatggtcggaattgacgacggCGCAGCTGGCCGGTGCCGAGGAAGCAAAAGCAACCGAGGATTTGGAGAATTTCTAAGAAGAGAGAATTCCTTATTTGGCCCTGTAAACATAAATAATTCCTTAGTTGGCCCTCTAAATTTGGAAATTTCCTATCTGACACTACTTGTATCTTTGGTGCTAAAATGAGATCACTGTTAGTTTGGAGGTCTAACGGTGTTAAACTAAAGGTAAAAAAGACTAAAATGCCCCTCAATATACTGAATGTATGTGTACTGTATAGGACTGGATGTatatggacaatatatatgtaATGTATAATATGACCTTGGCAATACTTTTGACACACAACAACATTGTGGACAGCCATAATAAATATAAATTCAAGCATTAAGATAGCAATCTTAATGATATCTTAATGCGATCTTTTTTATACTTCTTAATCACTATCCTAATGCTTGAATTTGTATTCATTATGGCTGTCCATTGTGTTGTTGTGTGTCAAAAAATATTGCCAAGGTCATATTGTACATtacatatatatgtattgtCCATATACATCCAATCATATATAGTACATATACATTTAGTCCATTGAGGGGCATTTTGGTCTTTTTACCTTTAGCTTAACACCGTTAGACCTCCAAACTAACGGCGGTGACATTTTAGGTACGAAAGATACAAGTAGTGTCAGATATGGAATTTCCATGTTTACAGGGCCAAATAAGGAATTTTGTATCTATACATGGCCAAATAAGGAATTCTCTCTTCTAAGAACCCTATCACCTCCCGCACTTGTGCTGCCCCGTTGTGAGGGGAATGGACGCTGGACAGTGGAGACAGTTTTCCTTTGCAAAATGAATTTCTGAGCTGGGCCTAACGCCTTAGCTGATGGCCCACAGATCTTCCAATCCTCTCATCACTCTGACCCTATTCTTTTTATTAAAATTGTTGTATATTAATAGGGCACATATTTTCCCCTCAAAAAAACAGAGGACATATtctttattttaaatattttgcatgaaGAAACCAAATATGTAACTTAGACAATTCTTCCATAGTTCCATGTGACGTTTTCTTCTTGATACAACAATACCATATCGAAACAGAAGTGAGAAGTGCAGCTTGAACATGTAAGCTGACCTGGCTTAATACACCGGAAATGGAATGATAGATTTAGCAAGGAAAAGAATGGATGGCAATTGCAGTTAAGCTTCGCTGTTTCCATTCGTACGTGAACATTATGCACTATCTACAACACTACACAAGTCTGTGCAACAGGAACAAGAAGAGAGATATGACAGTATTTGTGCTATACAAAATCTGGATGCATGAAATAGAATGGCTTTTACATTTTCTCCATCAGCCATATTCCTACTAAACTCAAAATATTAAAAATTTGTGTAGCTCAAATGTCAGCCTTAGAAAGTAAGCATTTAAAAACAAAGGCACATGAGTGGGAGAGTTTGCTAGTTTACATGCAAAATCTATTTTATTATATTCTAACATGTAATGGACTCAATATTCAGCCTTCATCATGTCATCAGAAACTAACATGGAGAGGATCCACAGTTCAAAACTTATAGCAGTAAATTGAGTTCTTTTGGCATTTGCATTGAgtttcagttgaagtgccttcgAACACCTCAAGTATCATACTTCACGCAGAGTTGACTTTAAAGTTAAGATAAGTAGCTGTAGAAGTAACATATCAACTATTCAACTATCAGTAGGCCTATAGCTAAACATGGCAATCATTTTCCATAGCCCTGGTATCATGGAAACAATCAAGCAGCATCTATATATACAAGTTAATGTGGAAGAGGTTTAATTTTATCACCATGGGTTGCTAGCAACACCTTGGAAGAATTAAAGTTACGGTATAAGTAAACATGTAATGGGCTGAGCAAACAAGAAAAATCTCAGGTAGTAATAACTCACTAGAGAAGCCAGGGGGGATCCCATTCATAAAGAGACTTATAATTCTGGAAATACAAAGGTAGCATTTGACACATTTGACTTTAATGCAAAGCATCATATGGTTGGGCAACTGCATTCATCAAGATAACTAGATCGAAACCAAGCTTACATAGCACGTCTCACCAGGCTTGCAGTGTTAATTGGACCACACACAAGACACATCCAAGGCCCAGAAAAATGTATCACCTAATTCTACTAGATGTACCCAGTTGTTAACTACTCCATACTTGGAGAAGATCTCATTTCTGTTTAACATCCCAATAAGTAGCCCACAAGCAACAATTTCACTGTTTATTTTTCAAGTGCCAAATTCCAAGAAGTGTGGAACATATGCAGTGATGAGCTTATAGCCATGTCCAAGAGTGCAGAGATGACACGCTTCCTTACTATCCATGTTATACGATATCAGCTTTTGGTCCCAGTGCTGAACAAGAAAAACCAAACTGTGATCTGGATAGATTCCAACAACATTGTAGTAGATATGGCAATTCTCTTTCGCAAACAACTTTTAAGTTTACACTGTCCTTCAGGACCCATTGTTTTCTGTCATAGTACTGGAGAACCCAGATTAATAATCTGTCCCAGATCCATCCTGTATGACCAAAACCATCACAAATAATTTCCTTTTCACTGCAGATGTAGTACAAGCACCCTTGGAACTGTCCAATATAACCAGACATTGGCTACATGTCCCTGCCTACCTGACATGGTGCAGGGAAGATCTTCTGTGTGTTCCCTTCCAAATCTACTGAAGTTAGCTTCTTTCCCCAATATGAGAGCAGATGTAGCATGCCATTAACATAGACACCAGGAGAATAAGGTGCTATGCAATTGGAACCCCTGTCAATTGTGTTGTGACTCCATGCCTGAGTTTCTGATGAGTAGACACACACTGATGTTTCAATTCCCTCCACAAAAACTTGGACCAAGTTGAAATGGCAACGGACGCCTGGGTTCAAAAGCAAAGAGGTGACCATAGATTCAGAGATCATCTGATGCCATGTCAAGCCAGAGCTGGCCACAGCCACACATTGCTTAGTGGCAGGGTTGCAAATGATATAGCTCCCTGAAATGTCACAACCATTGTAGTGAACCGGAAAGAGGAGGAGGCCATTGCAGCAATGCAAGAGCCTGGTTTCCTCAAGAATGCCAGGCCCAGGCAGCTCAGTCAGATAGGAGAAGTCCACAGGACGCACGGATCTCTGCAGCACATCGATGAAACCATAGAATTGACGAGGCGGTTCCCTGTCGTCACTGTCATCCGTGCCACCATGTTCGCCATCTCCGTTGCCGTTGTCGCAGTCATCGCCACAGCTATCGCTATCACGATGCTCTTCGTAAGAAGAACCCTTCTAGGGTCTGGGGTCGCTTCTTGCGGTGGAGAGGATCGGCGATGAGGTCGCGCCTATGCCTTGGAGACGCACTTGAACCGGCAGACGGACTTGACCGGGACGCGGGAGAGGATCTCCACGAGGGGGTCGTCAGGGAGCACGGCGACCGCCGCCTCCGTGTCGCACATCCTCTTGGTGCAGTACATTCCACCAAGACCAAGATGCAAAGCGGGGGATGGACAGAgagatgtgacgggaaatcaggGGTATGCCGTATGCGCACGAGAGAGAGACGCAGCAGCGGGGAGGCGTACCGGCACCGGAGATGGTCGGGggccgacgacggcggcgacgcTGGACGGTGCCGAGCTCGAGGAAGCGGAGCAGAGACCAAGCGATCCAGTTGGTGGGCCGTGGGCCGTGGGGGGTCACTGGTGAGGACTTGAGTATGCTCGAGGCTGGGCCTTTCTAAAACGGTCTGGGCTTCAAGGGCTGCGTTTTGTAAAATGAACTTCTGGGCTCGGCCAACAGTGCCTAGCTTATGGTCTCTCTTCATGATGGCTAGTGTGTATCTTGTTCACTTCTCTCTTCAAATGAATCTTGACAATGTTTTGTTAAGATTAGGAAAAATCAGTAAAATAtattattaataaaaggaaccGTCTAGCTAATAACAGGTTGTTTTAGCCTCTCGTAATAACTGTTTTATTTTAGCCTCTCGCAATATCTATCTTATATTATACTAGTAAATAACGGGTTGGCAGGATTGTGAAAAATAGGTAAAATCTTGACAATGTTTTGTTAGGATTCAGAAAGAATTTCCTATGCACTTACACTGTCTTATTATAACTATATTTAAACcgacttattattattattatatttacAATGATTTCTTTAGAGTGATGTAATTTGAGAATAACACAAATGCAtgccaatatatatatatatatataattattcacaaattttagaaaaaaatacaaaTTATTCCAATCACTATGGCATCCACCCTCCCAACCTTATACCTTGCCCGCGCCGAGGATGCTGGCCGATGACGTTTGCGCCTGGATTGGGGCAGCGACCATGGCCCACCGGGGATGTCCATGTCCACCCATTCcagggcggcggtggtggcctGAGGGTGGCGGGAGAGGGAGTGGAgagttagagcaactccaacactaTCCTAAACTTCACTTGGCAGATCTTAGATTTAGATTTTGCCAAGTGTAAAACTCAAATGCCAAGTAAAAAAAAGAGGCTTCTCCAACAGTTAGCTATTTTTTTGGCAAATTTGGACTATCTTTTGATTCGTGAAAAAATCAGAGggacttttatgcaaaagttaCAATCTATTTAAGGCATGCGTGAGCGAGCGTGGTGCTGGAGCGTGCATGCTGAATGTGTGGACCCCACCACGTAGGCAGGATGCCAAACGCTCCCAACGCTCCCAAATTTGAGCCAGTTGGCTCTCTTTTTGCCAAGCATCCTACTTTGCCAAGTGCATATAGGGTAGTGTTGGAGGAGCTTTTTCCATGTTTTGTCAAAAATTAGGATTTGCCAAGTGCATATAGGGtagtcttggagttgctctaaggagCAGATTCTTGAAGGCTCTCAAAACACCCCGTTGTTGGGTAGCAATTCTATAATAAAATCAATTTGCAAGTAACTTACCAATAAGTGACAGGAAGATTGGCTCGAGAACAATATAATAAGTGTTTTAAGAATAAGATAATGAGCAAAGAAACACTAAAAAATTCCACAGAGAAAGATACTCTTTTCCTCTGCTATATTTCTACATGTATCAGTACTAAAAAGTTGTATAGCTCAAGTCACTTCTATAAATATCTTTTAAATTTTCCCACCTTGGTTAATCCATTAACAAAAAGTTGTCAACATATAGTGACCGCTTGGGTTAATGATTTTTTTGAAGTCCATGAGCCTACCGGTAAGCCCATTTCTATGCCCATTGGTGAGGTCAGTCCCATCCCAAGCCCGATCTGCCTTGACTTGAGGCCGTGTGCTGCTCGAGGGATAGAGAAGTCGTGCCACCACACCAAATCTACCACTTGGGGCTGGGGAAGGGGTGCCACCGCGCCAAATGCTACGCTTGGGTGTGGGGAAGGGGTTCCATCACCCTGGATTCACCCTCCAGAGTAGGGCTCGTCGGATCTACCGCTGCCTACTTGAGGGTGGGGTTTGTCGGATCCATCGTTGCCTGCTCGAGTGGGGGAGGAGCGGCACGTCGTGCTCGGGTGGAGGAGTGGCACCGCATGGATCCTAGTCGGGTAGGGGAGAGGCGCCGCCGCTGCAGTCTATTTGGACGGAGGAGGAGCTCAGGCCCCGCTGTTTGAAGGGTGGGAGAGGACAAGAGTGATTTGGGAGAGGATAAGAGTGACTCGAAACCCTaaggcaatatatatatatatatatatatatatatatatatatataagagagAAAATGGGCCGCATGTTTAACGGGCATCTCTTGGCCTCGGTCATATTAACACAGGCAAGCCTCGTCAAGGGTCCGCATTCAGAAATGACCTCTAAGTAACCTATCTCCGTAAATCGATTTAAGGAGACGGTCTTTTTTTTACTACCTCAGTAAATCGATTTTACGAGACAAACATTTTTTACTGCCTCCGTGATGAGGCACCCATTTTTTACCGTGTTTGTAAATAAAATATTCGCCTCCATAAATCGATTTTACGAGGCAACCCATAAATGAACACGTCCGCCTCCGAAAATCCTTAGGTATTTTACGAGATGGTTGGATTTTGTGACCATCTTAGTTAATGTTTGTGCAATGTCTTGTAAAATCATTTTTCGTAGTAGTATCAGTCTTGGAAGTCAGAGATGAAACTATATTCTATAAATTCAGTGCTAACATATTGTATAGCTCAAATATCTGCTTTGAAAATCAGTGCTTAAAAAACAAGGGAGGTGACTGGGTGAGTTTTTTAGTTTACCTGCAAGAATATCATCCAGTTTATTAGGGTACTCCCAATACAGAAACCATCATGGTTAatatagacattaattgtaatgctacctaagcattttgctgatgtgacaagaTAGTTATTGAAGCAGagaataaaaatcataaaaactgGATCTaaattagaaaccatgtctacacaaaatccaagacatgaagtgatatgattggctgAGAATAgaaagagaatgaatgtgattggattaaaaaatattctatagaaactatccattggaaccatagtttctatatatatagtgtctataaaaattaatatgtataaaaactatatgtagtttctagcattggagTGCCCTTATTCTCTAACATGTAGTGGACTCAATATTCAGCTCTGGATGTCAGCACACATTCACATTGTTAGTGTCCACAATTGAGAACTCGACCAATAATAAATCACGGGTTCTCTTGTGTCACGGCTGTTGATAGGATAGGGCTTGCACCTCCTCAACTTGTCTAGATCTAGCCTAGCCCAGTCCGTCCCTAGGGCTACCCCTGGTGCAGCCTAACAACAGccagtagggccttgtttagttcatactaaaaaccaaaaactttttaatatttctcgtcacatcgaatcttacggcacatataaatagagcattaaatatagataaaaataaaaattaattatacagtttacctgtaaatcataagataaatcttttgagcctaattagtccataattgtcaaataaaaacaaaagtgctataataccgaaaaccaaaaagttttcgaaactaaacaaggcctaggttgtTTCAAAgagttagttctaaaaaatttcaagattcctcatcacatcgaatcttgcagcacatgcatggagaattaaatatagataataaaattaattacacagtttatttgtaataattagatgaatcttttgagcatattagtccataattggacatattatcaaatacaaacgaaattgatatagtatccaaaatctaaaaattttgccaactgaacaaggccttatccccgagaagagggccaATTTGGTAGAACACTCATTCCTCGTTCTTGAGCTTTACCTTTTGATTCTCCGAATGTAAGGTGCAAATAAAAAACATTTTTAAAGTGATTCATGTGTCAAATAAATGGAGAGTAGTGGGAAGCGACGGAGAGTGGGGTTCTTTATCAGCTCGGAGCGTAAAATAGAGAAGCGATTCTCGTCACATCCCATCAGAATCCAGTTGCATTTAAACGTGAGGTGGCGCGTAATTAACTAATTCATGAAGCTGTCACTGTGACATATGGATATTTGactatattattattatatatatatatatcagagAATTGCTCTTTAACTAGTTTCAAATGATTTGGCAATTCCGTGTTTCAAAGGAACGGATCTTTTTGGACCTGTCATAGAATTATTCTCAAGATTCAGCTTTGGAGAGAGAATAACAGTCTTTTTTAGTGGAGAGAGAGAATAGCGGTCACAGGAGTGCAATTGTTGCCTTATTAAATCCAAAAAGGTTttaaattttgacactgtagcattttcgtttttatttgacaaacattgtccaatcaaagagtaactaggcttaaaagattcgtctcactgtgtaattagtttttatttttatctatatttgatgtttcatgcatgtgctgtaagattcgatgtgacgaaaaatcttaattttttttatttttggatgaactaacaAGGCCTGTGTGCAAAGCAGAGTATGTGGCCCAGGCCCAGGTGCAACTATGTGTATTTGTTTACCTAATCAGTGAGCAAAGTaatcattatctaaaaaaataatagaaaaGTAAAACTAATCAGTGAGCAAAGGGCTTCAATGTTCAGAATTCATTGCAATACACTCTATCCTTTTGGGCTTATATGTACATGAAAAAAGAGTATATTATTCCATTCTGATCCTATTGAAATGCTCAGAGAGGTTATATTCTTTTATATGTCTGTCTGTAATCATAGTTGCATCATATAGTACTTATTAAAGGCTGATATATGCATAGATAAATGGAAATATATTCAGCTGCGGTACGATATATATCCAAGCTTAAATCTGAATCAACGGGCTTTCTCGGCTGAAGAAATATTCTGCTACGATATGAGGCACATATCTTGAAATGAatttcatatcttttatttatttgattgaCACTGTTTTCCATATGTATATTACCCAAAAAAGATCGTAGTATTCTCACAGTGCATTCATGGATCGGATATAAAATCTATCTTTATACCTCTTTTTTCATATAATAATATACCCCAAAAGCGCACTCGACATATTCAGGGGAAttttttttgacccctataatAAATATAATCGCAAAAATAAAAGACCCCTATATATAAATATGAGTCCCGGAAGAAGCAGCTCCCTGCATTCGCTTTCTTccaatctctctctctcccaacaTTTCTcgttcaacatgatgaagggCAGCGGCGGCGTCCGGCCGTACCTGATGATGCCCATCCTATTCATCGTCATCATCTGGTGGACAACAATGCCTACCAAGTGTGCCTGTACGTATGTCATCATATCTTTCTTGTGTTTCCAACCTTCTTGTCATTATATATACGTGGGAATTTTTGAGACTTTGTTTAGATGAAGTCGGATTGGTAACAATTCATGTGCGTTGATGTGGATTAGTTCCGAGTCCACCTAATACATATGGATTGATATGAATCCAACTATCGCCCAGACAAAGCCTgataaattattttatataaaatgTTGGAACGGAGCAGGTCGTCTTTTCGCAAACGGCACAATAACTTCAGACGACGCATCTAGAGATGACAGTAGTAATAAGGTCTACCTGAAATTTTGCACCGACAATTATTGTAATTACAAGGCATGCTACTGCTGCCTGACGGATTTACCGCATCCTCGTTGTTACTACACGCGGGAGGAGTGCAAGGCGGCATGCCCCGCGTGCAACCCTCAGTGTCCACCGGCGCCGGAGAACCAAGATCTGCCAATGAACGCTACCTTATTGTAATAATGGTAATAAGGTGTTATTAGATGATCTTCACAGAATCGTCACACTATTGCTGCTCATTTGAgcttataataataataatatattcCTTTGAAAAACCATATACTTTTTAGAAATTGAGATAATATATAACTTTATAAATATTGCTACTcaaagtttaaaagatttgacTTAAGACAAACCTAGATTTGCTTATATTTGTGACCCAAAGAGTATTTAGTTGCCCTTGGCTGGGAAGCAGTAGAGTGGATGCCAAACCAAAACAAACCCAATAACATATAGATTCAGACAAGAAGCAAATGCCACAACATGAGCATGTGAGCTGACCtggctaagacgccagaaatgAACGGGTTTTATTCCAGCAAAAGAATGGAAGGCAATGCCAGTTAGCTTTGCTCTTTCGCTTCTTCAACATTCAACACTATTTACAACACTGCACAATGCTGTACAATAAGAGCAACAATGAGGGGCAGGAACGATGCACATTTCCGAGAGTGGTGATCGGAAGGTCAATCTGAATCTAGACGGGTCACTTTGGCAGAAAGGGCAGCCGAGAAAAACTTGAGCCGCCGCCATTCTCACTGACGATCAAATCTGATCCGGTTTGCTTAGTGGGCTTTGATACTCCATTGTCTTTACTAGAGCCCTTCTTGGTTAT encodes:
- the LOC110432242 gene encoding uncharacterized protein LOC110432242, producing MDCSNRSVAAAASASLPDDPLVEILSRVPIKSLCRCKCVSKAWRDLITDPLNHKKLPQTLEGFFLIVNSCVDDSNSDGGDIGSDGSSDDSDDGDGEDSGSGGSGKNSDSDNGDGEDSNSDGGCDDSHSANGDGEDRSGDGGSDDSDSDDGDSEDSSRDGGDSNNFRRQVCVHFIDMLGRPPRPVDHCFPFLTELPGIVNICVLDDCNGLLLFDFFQVSGESLSKSYIVSNPATEQWVVVPDPDMKWLSLAYLVFDPVASSHFHLVQIRADKIPVHIYSSKSGVWSPVRSDWGELRIAPGLGIAYANGMLYAVLYEGNQIAVMDVEGNTRKVIPMPFQEGNEFRTCSDYVGQSQGRLHLIYHADLGHDDISPEQQNNELFIWVLEDYDTEEWVLKDTVSFLKLFGKITGQTINGFEVVAIHPDHNLVFLIHHFNLELISYNMDSKEVCQLCTLGTGYRSITPYVPYFKELSTLENKH